One region of Quercus lobata isolate SW786 chromosome 2, ValleyOak3.0 Primary Assembly, whole genome shotgun sequence genomic DNA includes:
- the LOC115976407 gene encoding uncharacterized protein LOC115976407 isoform X5: protein MADDGKANLPNDLSSSKATDEAIGGNGEDKTLLGLLDESKDQVASESNIPLSPQWLYAKPADAKALTAGILGEVGAPGSLPHGNSIDPSPKDGWRLDGSQEKKDRRRAAPDVELNRRWREEERDTGILGRRDRRKEDRHADVISTSENRALSLTDRWQDSRSSGHESRRDSKWSSSNRAASERDTDSRDKWRPRHRMEAHAGGLAAHRTAPGFGLERGRVEGANVRFAQGRGRSNSASSTGSVLVNKNNSILGKSGPHEDIYIYPRGKLLDIYRKKKTDPTFNATPDGMEHVSPITQVGSIEPLSFVAPDAEEEVVLGDIWKGKINSSGVSRNSFRGKNGGSNDNITGGLRQSSTSNTEENVESFVVANLNDSCQFPVAVGLDTCGSQFDRIEGLIMYCSVEHDSYKEDRYLPAAVGVVVTNGLMSTVSEGYDCRSVNEISDPSSTAAELKSSENNQAEEVAILKHFKLKGIESATSFELGSQLPDDSSSLFDFLSLQKTSSSNQPPLNNYEEGHPLGSDIPPEEWSLYYLDPQGETQGPFLGVDIIKWFEQGYYGPDLPVRLSDAPDGSPFQELGSVMPHLRFRSGCASGDDLVTNLEPSDAVGGILEENMAASSSALDYKDCAVISSQKSAPSVHEATSGVSVQSRMLNQGYHSELQYRDDDSLQNFVRKDDEVIFPGRLGSSNGNSLRRPSTDIHGSFSSSMRHPSLANEYSETAMRNHQDDNMHPFGLSLSELKDSCAQSSNMSSSMGDQGHFVDPLVKRDATFVSQSSLGAMADQPFGETWTGDYRRNKHSNPNFHLGSLDIPHISHMEQECSAFDMTEHLMPQKLQMEQLQQQNFLSHPFRHVIGLGVENSSGLVLSQSNNPNSQQAVHHLEPDLEHLLALQRHELQQQHLLQQQQVHLHEMKLRQQQQQQSQIQQFLHHQISQPGYGQSEIDPLRDNPFDQIQMRKHLLHELQLNSHSSRHLDPMIEQIIQAKVGQNAAQGRQADILDLMLQPKHGNTITLEQHLRLQQEQAQVQQLSMTLRQQLGLEGERHNGGRWSVDEAGQFFINPTSHQQAVSARFNAPDFCLQQNRLSSHEEQLRNLSWNHALPEQIQQGVYDPSSMSFGRSMPLPASAPGTNLDSVNTSSHGLDLQERRLYRQSDDQLGSFSSGFPSHPQKASDEYYASHLDAIQSCSSGNNGRVENSWIEAQKKQLHLEALRQRMEAEVNVSSVDSNVWASAGGEENSRRGLMDLHKKMVLQSAQSSEIDYQHSVLPSRSQETFLLNSESNYSNFPFNLPPDQQLFLNDSFSKRPQDSNSSAFLQDHFVGVAVNEQKFNNLGKSERSPFGSNSGDQSFLLGTKDTSHVGYVNNSLIGKSATDKDLLELEGNMGKRHGSKGMISTSSSILEITENLSEKTETALGRELLFNAHSRHSSLSSAGGDGGGLFSYEMGLDKSLRGEDIGNDRLPSTLTKGFDSAFHTSHDVLLEPASASLVKPKNAMGMEASDEFGPLSEGGCELVGDHQASRKKDVHFQRTSSSSDASVSETLFIDMLKKPALPETDVASGAPSESSDGGIQAGRSGKKKGKKGRQIDPALLGFKVSSNRIMMGEIQRFED from the exons ATGGCTGACGACGGCAAGGCCAATCTGCCAAACGATCTCTCCTCCTCCAAAGcgacag ATGAAGCCATTGGAGGAAATGGTGAGGACAAGACACTTTTGGGGTTACTCGATGAGTCAAAAG ACCAAGTAGCATCTGAAAGCAATATTCCTCTTTCACCACAGTGGCTCTATGCTAAACCAGCTGATGCTAAGGCATTAACTGCTGGCATTTTGGGG GAAGTGGGTGCACCTGGTTCTTTGCCCCATGGAAACTCCATAGATCCCAGCCCAAAAGACGGTTGGCGTTTAGATGGGTCTCAGGAAAAGAAAGACCGGAGAAGGGCTGCTCCTGATGTTGAATTGAATCGCCGCTGGCGtgaagaggagagagacacTGGCATACTTGGTAGAAGAGATCGCAGAAAAGAAGATCGTCATGCAGATGTCATCTCAACTTCTGAGAATAGAGCCTTGTCCTTGACTGATCGCTGGCAAGATAGCCGTAGTTCTGGGCATGAATCCCGGAGAGACAGCAAATGGTCATCAAG TAATCGTGCAGCTTCTGAACGTGACACTGATTCTCGTGATAAATGGAGGCCACGCCATCGTATGGAAGCTCATGCAGGTGGCTTGGCAGCACACCGCACTGCACCAGGGTTTGGGTTGGAGAGAGGACGGGTGGAGGGTGCAAATGTGCGATTTGCTCAGGGACGAGGAAGGTCAAACTCTGCATCTTCTACTGGGTCTGTTCTTGTTAATAAGAATAACAGCATACTAGGAAAATCTGGCCCCCATGAAGATATATATATCTACCCTAGGGGAAAACTTCTAGATATTTATCGTAAGAAAAAGACTGATCCAACATTCAATGCCACGCCTGATGGGATGGAGCATGTATCACCAATAACACAAGTAGGTTCTATTGAGCCATTGTCTTTTGTTGCACCTGATGCGGAGGAAGAG GTTGTACTTGGAGATATATGGAAGGGAAAAATCAATAGCAGTGGAGTGTCACGCAACTCATTTAGAGGCAAGAATGGAGGATCAAATGATAATATCACTG GTGGGCTGAGACAGAGTTCCACTAGTAATACTGAAGAAAATGTTGAATCTTTTGTAGTGGCTAATTTAAATGATTCTTGCCAATTTCCTGTTGCCGTGGGGTTGGATACTTGTGGTTCACAGTTTGATAGAATTGAGG GGTTAATTATGTATTGTTCTGTAGAACATGATTCTTATAAAGAAGATCGGTATCTTCCAGCAGCAGTTGGTGTGGTAGTAACCAATGGCTTGATGTCAACAGTTTCAGAGGGCTATGATTGCCGCAGTGTCAATGAGATTAGTGATCCCAGCAGTACTGCTGCTGAACTCAAATCTAGTGAAAATAACCAGGCAGAAGAAGTTGCaattttgaaacactttaagTTGAAAGGCATTGAGTCAGCTACTTCCTTTGAACTTGGCAGCCAGCTTCCTGACGATTCAAGTTCTCTGTTTGATTTTCTGTCTTTACAGAAAACTTCAAGCAGTAATCAGCCACCTTTAAATAACTATGAGGAGGGGCATCCACTGGGAAGTGATATCCCACCTGAGGAATGGAGTTTGTATTATCTTGATCCTCAAGGGGAAACTCAGGGACCTTTTCTGGGAGTTGATATCATTAAGTGGTTTGAACAAGGCTATTATGGACCTGATTTACCAGTTCGCTTGTCAGATGCCCCTGACGGATCACCTTTTCAAGAACTTGGTAGTGTCATGCCACATCTTAGATTTAGATCTGGGTGTGCCTCTGGCGATGATCTGGTTACAAATTTAGAACCATCTGATGCTGTTGGAGGCATCTTAGAAGAGAATATGgctgcttcttcttctgcaCTTGACTATAAAGATTGTGCTGTTATAAGTAGTCAAAAGTCTGCTCCATCTGTACATGAGGCTACCTCTGGTGTTAGTGTTCAGTCAAGAATGCTTAATCAGGGTTATCATTCTGAGCTCCAGTATCGCGATGATGATAGTCTCCAAAACTTTGTTAGAAAAGATGATG AAGTTATCTTTCCTGGAAGGCTTGGAAGTAGCAATGGTAACTCTTTGCGGAGACCTTCTACTGACATTCACGGTTCATTTTCCAGTTCTATGCGACATCCTTCCCTTGCAAATGAATATTCAGAAACTGCCATGCGTAATCATCAGGATGATAATATGCATCCTTTTGGCCTCTCATTGTCTGAGCTCAAAGACAGTTGTGCTcaatcatccaatatgtcatcAAGTATGGGTGATCAGGGTCACTTTGTTGATCCTTTGGTCAAGAGAGATGCCACTTTTGTGAGTCAGAGCTCCTTGGGTGCTATGGCTGACCAACCTTTTGGTGAGACATGGACTGGTGATTATAGAAGAAATAAACATTCTAACCCTAATTTTCATCTGGGTTCTCTAGATATTCCTCACATATCTCACATGGAGCAAGAATGCAGTGCTTTTGACATGACAGAGCATCTGATGCCACAAAAACTGCAAATGGAGCAACTTCAACAGCAGAATTTCCTTTCTCATCCCTTCAGACATGTTATAGGGTTGGGTGTTGAGAATTCTTCTGGTTTAGTTTTGTCTCAGAGCAATAACCCTAATTCCCAGCAGGCAGTCCATCATCTGGAGCCAGATCTGGAACATCTTTTGGCACTTCAACGGCATGAGCTTCAACAACAGCATCTGTTGCAGCAACAGCAGGTTCATCTCCATGAAATGAAACTGCGgcaacaacagcagcagcagTCTCAAATTCAGCAGTTTCTGCATCACCAGATATCTCAGCCTGGTTATGGGCAGTCAGAGATAGATCCTCTAAGAGACAACCCTTTTGATCAGATTCAAATGAGGAAGCACCTTCTGCATGAGCTGCAGCTGAATTCTCACTCTTCAAGGCACCTTGATCCAATGATTGAGCAGATCATCCAAGCAAAAGTTGGCCAGAATGCCGCCCAAGGCAGGCAGGCTGATATTTTGGACCTTATGTTGCAGCCAAAGCATGGAAATACAATCACATTAGAACAGCATCTTCGTCTACAGCAAGAACAGGCGCAGGTACAGCAACTATCTATGACATTGAGGCAGCAGTTAGGGTTGGAGGGGGAAAGGCATAATGGTGGGCGTTGGTCAGTTGATGAAGCTGGTCAGTTTTTCATAAATCCTACTAGTCATCAGCAGGCTGTGTCAGCTAGATTTAACGCGCCAGATTTTTGCCTGCAACAGAATAGGCTTTCCTCCCATGAGGAGCAACTGAGAAATCTCAGCTGGAATCATGCTTTACCGGAGCAAATTCAGCAAGGTGTTTATGATCCTAGCTCAATGTCCTTCGGGAGGTCAATGCCTCTTCCTGCTAGTGCTCCTGGGACGAACTTGGACAGTGTAAACACTAGTTCTCATGGTCTAGATCTACAAGAGCGACGACTCTATAGGCAATCTGATGATCAACTTGGTTCTTTTTCTTCTGGTTTCCCATCTCATCCCCAAAAAGCGTCCGATGAGTATTATGCTTCTCATCTAGATGCAATTCAGAGCTGCTCCTCTGGGAACAATGGTCGGGTTGAAAATAGCTGGATTGAAGCACAAAAGAAACAATTGCATCTTGAAGCTTTGCGACAAAGAATGGAGGCAGAAGTTAATGTATCTTCTGTAGATTCAAATGTTTGGGCATCTGCAGGAGGTGAAGAGAACTCAAGACGAGGTTTGATGGACCTTCATAAAAAAATGGTTCTTCAATCTGCACAGTCATCTGAAATTGATTATCAACATTCTGTATTACCTTCCCGAAGTCAGGAAACATTTCTGCTGAATTCAGagtcaaattattcaaattttccttttaatctTCCTCCAGATCAACAATTATTTCTGAACGACTCTTTCTCAAAAAGGCCTCAAGACTCCAATTCAAGTGCCTTCTTGCAGGATCACTTTGTTGGTGTGGCTGTGAATGAACAGAAGTTCAACAATTTGGGAAAGAGTGAAAGGTCTCCCTTTGGATCTAATTCTGGAGACCAGTCGTTCTTATTGGGCACTAAAGATACTTCTCATGTTGGTTATGTAAATAATAGCCTAATTGGTAAATCAGCTACAGATAAAGACTTATTAGAGTTAGAAGGAAACATGGGGAAGAGACATGGATCGAAGGGTATGATTTCAACAAGCAGTTCAATTTTGGAGATCACAGAAAACTTGTCAGAGAAAACAGAGACAGCATTGGGCAGGGAACTACTTTTTAATGCTCATAGTAGGCACAGCTCACTGAGTAGTGCTG GTGGTGATGGTGGAGGCTTATTCAGTTATGAGATGGGATTAGATAAATCACTCCGAGGAGAGGACATTGGTAATGACAG GCTGCCCTCTACTTTAACTAAAGGGTTTGACAGCGCTTTTCATACATCCCATGATGTTTTGTTGGAGCCAGCATCAGCTTCTCTTGTCAAGCCAAAAAATGCAATGGGCATGGAAGCCTCTGATG AATTTGGCCCACTTTCAGAAGGTGGGTGTGAGTTAGTTGGTGACCATCAGGCATCTAGGAAGAAGGATGTGCATTTTCAGAGGACCTCGTCTTCCAGTGATGCTTCTGTTTCCGAGACATTATTCATAGACATGCTCAAAAAACCAGCTCTCCCAGAGACTGATGTAGCTAGTGGGGCTCCTTCAGAGTCATCTGACGGTGGCATACAAGCAGGGCGAAGTGgcaaaaagaaagggaagaaaGGAAGACAGATTGATCCTGCCCTCCTTGGCTTCAAAGTCTCCAGCAACCGGATAATGATGGGTGAGATTCAGCGCTTTGAAGATTGA
- the LOC115976407 gene encoding uncharacterized protein LOC115976407 isoform X4 has product MADDGKANLPNDLSSSKATDEAIGGNGEDKTLLGLLDESKDQVASESNIPLSPQWLYAKPADAKALTAGILGEVGAPGSLPHGNSIDPSPKDGWRLDGSQEKKDRRRAAPDVELNRRWREEERDTGILGRRDRRKEDRHADVISTSENRALSLTDRWQDSRSSGHESRRDSKWSSRWGPDDKEKNSRTERRTDVEKEGNDTDKQSFVGSNRAASERDTDSRDKWRPRHRMEAHAGGLAAHRTAPGFGLERGRVEGANVRFAQGRGRSNSASSTGSVLVNKNNSILGKSGPHEDIYIYPRGKLLDIYRKKKTDPTFNATPDGMEHVSPITQVGSIEPLSFVAPDAEEEVVLGDIWKGKINSSGVSRNSFRGKNGGSNDNITGGLRQSSTSNTEENVESFVVANLNDSCQFPVAVGLDTCGSQFDRIEEHDSYKEDRYLPAAVGVVVTNGLMSTVSEGYDCRSVNEISDPSSTAAELKSSENNQAEEVAILKHFKLKGIESATSFELGSQLPDDSSSLFDFLSLQKTSSSNQPPLNNYEEGHPLGSDIPPEEWSLYYLDPQGETQGPFLGVDIIKWFEQGYYGPDLPVRLSDAPDGSPFQELGSVMPHLRFRSGCASGDDLVTNLEPSDAVGGILEENMAASSSALDYKDCAVISSQKSAPSVHEATSGVSVQSRMLNQGYHSELQYRDDDSLQNFVRKDDEVIFPGRLGSSNGNSLRRPSTDIHGSFSSSMRHPSLANEYSETAMRNHQDDNMHPFGLSLSELKDSCAQSSNMSSSMGDQGHFVDPLVKRDATFVSQSSLGAMADQPFGETWTGDYRRNKHSNPNFHLGSLDIPHISHMEQECSAFDMTEHLMPQKLQMEQLQQQNFLSHPFRHVIGLGVENSSGLVLSQSNNPNSQQAVHHLEPDLEHLLALQRHELQQQHLLQQQQVHLHEMKLRQQQQQQSQIQQFLHHQISQPGYGQSEIDPLRDNPFDQIQMRKHLLHELQLNSHSSRHLDPMIEQIIQAKVGQNAAQGRQADILDLMLQPKHGNTITLEQHLRLQQEQAQVQQLSMTLRQQLGLEGERHNGGRWSVDEAGQFFINPTSHQQAVSARFNAPDFCLQQNRLSSHEEQLRNLSWNHALPEQIQQGVYDPSSMSFGRSMPLPASAPGTNLDSVNTSSHGLDLQERRLYRQSDDQLGSFSSGFPSHPQKASDEYYASHLDAIQSCSSGNNGRVENSWIEAQKKQLHLEALRQRMEAEVNVSSVDSNVWASAGGEENSRRGLMDLHKKMVLQSAQSSEIDYQHSVLPSRSQETFLLNSESNYSNFPFNLPPDQQLFLNDSFSKRPQDSNSSAFLQDHFVGVAVNEQKFNNLGKSERSPFGSNSGDQSFLLGTKDTSHVGYVNNSLIGKSATDKDLLELEGNMGKRHGSKGMISTSSSILEITENLSEKTETALGRELLFNAHSRHSSLSSAGGDGGGLFSYEMGLDKSLRGEDIGNDRLPSTLTKGFDSAFHTSHDVLLEPASASLVKPKNAMGMEASDEFGPLSEGGCELVGDHQASRKKDVHFQRTSSSSDASVSETLFIDMLKKPALPETDVASGAPSESSDGGIQAGRSGKKKGKKGRQIDPALLGFKVSSNRIMMGEIQRFED; this is encoded by the exons ATGGCTGACGACGGCAAGGCCAATCTGCCAAACGATCTCTCCTCCTCCAAAGcgacag ATGAAGCCATTGGAGGAAATGGTGAGGACAAGACACTTTTGGGGTTACTCGATGAGTCAAAAG ACCAAGTAGCATCTGAAAGCAATATTCCTCTTTCACCACAGTGGCTCTATGCTAAACCAGCTGATGCTAAGGCATTAACTGCTGGCATTTTGGGG GAAGTGGGTGCACCTGGTTCTTTGCCCCATGGAAACTCCATAGATCCCAGCCCAAAAGACGGTTGGCGTTTAGATGGGTCTCAGGAAAAGAAAGACCGGAGAAGGGCTGCTCCTGATGTTGAATTGAATCGCCGCTGGCGtgaagaggagagagacacTGGCATACTTGGTAGAAGAGATCGCAGAAAAGAAGATCGTCATGCAGATGTCATCTCAACTTCTGAGAATAGAGCCTTGTCCTTGACTGATCGCTGGCAAGATAGCCGTAGTTCTGGGCATGAATCCCGGAGAGACAGCAAATGGTCATCAAGGTGGGGTCCTGatgacaaagaaaagaattcTAGAACTGAAAGGAGGACAGATGTAGAGAAAGAGGGTAATGACACTGACAAACAATCTTTTGTTGGTAGTAATCGTGCAGCTTCTGAACGTGACACTGATTCTCGTGATAAATGGAGGCCACGCCATCGTATGGAAGCTCATGCAGGTGGCTTGGCAGCACACCGCACTGCACCAGGGTTTGGGTTGGAGAGAGGACGGGTGGAGGGTGCAAATGTGCGATTTGCTCAGGGACGAGGAAGGTCAAACTCTGCATCTTCTACTGGGTCTGTTCTTGTTAATAAGAATAACAGCATACTAGGAAAATCTGGCCCCCATGAAGATATATATATCTACCCTAGGGGAAAACTTCTAGATATTTATCGTAAGAAAAAGACTGATCCAACATTCAATGCCACGCCTGATGGGATGGAGCATGTATCACCAATAACACAAGTAGGTTCTATTGAGCCATTGTCTTTTGTTGCACCTGATGCGGAGGAAGAG GTTGTACTTGGAGATATATGGAAGGGAAAAATCAATAGCAGTGGAGTGTCACGCAACTCATTTAGAGGCAAGAATGGAGGATCAAATGATAATATCACTG GTGGGCTGAGACAGAGTTCCACTAGTAATACTGAAGAAAATGTTGAATCTTTTGTAGTGGCTAATTTAAATGATTCTTGCCAATTTCCTGTTGCCGTGGGGTTGGATACTTGTGGTTCACAGTTTGATAGAATTGAGG AACATGATTCTTATAAAGAAGATCGGTATCTTCCAGCAGCAGTTGGTGTGGTAGTAACCAATGGCTTGATGTCAACAGTTTCAGAGGGCTATGATTGCCGCAGTGTCAATGAGATTAGTGATCCCAGCAGTACTGCTGCTGAACTCAAATCTAGTGAAAATAACCAGGCAGAAGAAGTTGCaattttgaaacactttaagTTGAAAGGCATTGAGTCAGCTACTTCCTTTGAACTTGGCAGCCAGCTTCCTGACGATTCAAGTTCTCTGTTTGATTTTCTGTCTTTACAGAAAACTTCAAGCAGTAATCAGCCACCTTTAAATAACTATGAGGAGGGGCATCCACTGGGAAGTGATATCCCACCTGAGGAATGGAGTTTGTATTATCTTGATCCTCAAGGGGAAACTCAGGGACCTTTTCTGGGAGTTGATATCATTAAGTGGTTTGAACAAGGCTATTATGGACCTGATTTACCAGTTCGCTTGTCAGATGCCCCTGACGGATCACCTTTTCAAGAACTTGGTAGTGTCATGCCACATCTTAGATTTAGATCTGGGTGTGCCTCTGGCGATGATCTGGTTACAAATTTAGAACCATCTGATGCTGTTGGAGGCATCTTAGAAGAGAATATGgctgcttcttcttctgcaCTTGACTATAAAGATTGTGCTGTTATAAGTAGTCAAAAGTCTGCTCCATCTGTACATGAGGCTACCTCTGGTGTTAGTGTTCAGTCAAGAATGCTTAATCAGGGTTATCATTCTGAGCTCCAGTATCGCGATGATGATAGTCTCCAAAACTTTGTTAGAAAAGATGATG AAGTTATCTTTCCTGGAAGGCTTGGAAGTAGCAATGGTAACTCTTTGCGGAGACCTTCTACTGACATTCACGGTTCATTTTCCAGTTCTATGCGACATCCTTCCCTTGCAAATGAATATTCAGAAACTGCCATGCGTAATCATCAGGATGATAATATGCATCCTTTTGGCCTCTCATTGTCTGAGCTCAAAGACAGTTGTGCTcaatcatccaatatgtcatcAAGTATGGGTGATCAGGGTCACTTTGTTGATCCTTTGGTCAAGAGAGATGCCACTTTTGTGAGTCAGAGCTCCTTGGGTGCTATGGCTGACCAACCTTTTGGTGAGACATGGACTGGTGATTATAGAAGAAATAAACATTCTAACCCTAATTTTCATCTGGGTTCTCTAGATATTCCTCACATATCTCACATGGAGCAAGAATGCAGTGCTTTTGACATGACAGAGCATCTGATGCCACAAAAACTGCAAATGGAGCAACTTCAACAGCAGAATTTCCTTTCTCATCCCTTCAGACATGTTATAGGGTTGGGTGTTGAGAATTCTTCTGGTTTAGTTTTGTCTCAGAGCAATAACCCTAATTCCCAGCAGGCAGTCCATCATCTGGAGCCAGATCTGGAACATCTTTTGGCACTTCAACGGCATGAGCTTCAACAACAGCATCTGTTGCAGCAACAGCAGGTTCATCTCCATGAAATGAAACTGCGgcaacaacagcagcagcagTCTCAAATTCAGCAGTTTCTGCATCACCAGATATCTCAGCCTGGTTATGGGCAGTCAGAGATAGATCCTCTAAGAGACAACCCTTTTGATCAGATTCAAATGAGGAAGCACCTTCTGCATGAGCTGCAGCTGAATTCTCACTCTTCAAGGCACCTTGATCCAATGATTGAGCAGATCATCCAAGCAAAAGTTGGCCAGAATGCCGCCCAAGGCAGGCAGGCTGATATTTTGGACCTTATGTTGCAGCCAAAGCATGGAAATACAATCACATTAGAACAGCATCTTCGTCTACAGCAAGAACAGGCGCAGGTACAGCAACTATCTATGACATTGAGGCAGCAGTTAGGGTTGGAGGGGGAAAGGCATAATGGTGGGCGTTGGTCAGTTGATGAAGCTGGTCAGTTTTTCATAAATCCTACTAGTCATCAGCAGGCTGTGTCAGCTAGATTTAACGCGCCAGATTTTTGCCTGCAACAGAATAGGCTTTCCTCCCATGAGGAGCAACTGAGAAATCTCAGCTGGAATCATGCTTTACCGGAGCAAATTCAGCAAGGTGTTTATGATCCTAGCTCAATGTCCTTCGGGAGGTCAATGCCTCTTCCTGCTAGTGCTCCTGGGACGAACTTGGACAGTGTAAACACTAGTTCTCATGGTCTAGATCTACAAGAGCGACGACTCTATAGGCAATCTGATGATCAACTTGGTTCTTTTTCTTCTGGTTTCCCATCTCATCCCCAAAAAGCGTCCGATGAGTATTATGCTTCTCATCTAGATGCAATTCAGAGCTGCTCCTCTGGGAACAATGGTCGGGTTGAAAATAGCTGGATTGAAGCACAAAAGAAACAATTGCATCTTGAAGCTTTGCGACAAAGAATGGAGGCAGAAGTTAATGTATCTTCTGTAGATTCAAATGTTTGGGCATCTGCAGGAGGTGAAGAGAACTCAAGACGAGGTTTGATGGACCTTCATAAAAAAATGGTTCTTCAATCTGCACAGTCATCTGAAATTGATTATCAACATTCTGTATTACCTTCCCGAAGTCAGGAAACATTTCTGCTGAATTCAGagtcaaattattcaaattttccttttaatctTCCTCCAGATCAACAATTATTTCTGAACGACTCTTTCTCAAAAAGGCCTCAAGACTCCAATTCAAGTGCCTTCTTGCAGGATCACTTTGTTGGTGTGGCTGTGAATGAACAGAAGTTCAACAATTTGGGAAAGAGTGAAAGGTCTCCCTTTGGATCTAATTCTGGAGACCAGTCGTTCTTATTGGGCACTAAAGATACTTCTCATGTTGGTTATGTAAATAATAGCCTAATTGGTAAATCAGCTACAGATAAAGACTTATTAGAGTTAGAAGGAAACATGGGGAAGAGACATGGATCGAAGGGTATGATTTCAACAAGCAGTTCAATTTTGGAGATCACAGAAAACTTGTCAGAGAAAACAGAGACAGCATTGGGCAGGGAACTACTTTTTAATGCTCATAGTAGGCACAGCTCACTGAGTAGTGCTG GTGGTGATGGTGGAGGCTTATTCAGTTATGAGATGGGATTAGATAAATCACTCCGAGGAGAGGACATTGGTAATGACAG GCTGCCCTCTACTTTAACTAAAGGGTTTGACAGCGCTTTTCATACATCCCATGATGTTTTGTTGGAGCCAGCATCAGCTTCTCTTGTCAAGCCAAAAAATGCAATGGGCATGGAAGCCTCTGATG AATTTGGCCCACTTTCAGAAGGTGGGTGTGAGTTAGTTGGTGACCATCAGGCATCTAGGAAGAAGGATGTGCATTTTCAGAGGACCTCGTCTTCCAGTGATGCTTCTGTTTCCGAGACATTATTCATAGACATGCTCAAAAAACCAGCTCTCCCAGAGACTGATGTAGCTAGTGGGGCTCCTTCAGAGTCATCTGACGGTGGCATACAAGCAGGGCGAAGTGgcaaaaagaaagggaagaaaGGAAGACAGATTGATCCTGCCCTCCTTGGCTTCAAAGTCTCCAGCAACCGGATAATGATGGGTGAGATTCAGCGCTTTGAAGATTGA